In Psychrobacter ciconiae, the genomic window AAACCTGAAAATATGGCGCTATTAAAAGAAGATTTTCCGAAACTCAAAGTAATTAAGCTTGAGCAAAATTACCGCTCAACCAACCGCATTTTGACGGCGGCTAACGCGGTAATTACCAATAACGAGCATTTATTTGAGAAAAAACTGTGGTCAGATAAAGGTCACGGTGAAAAAATCCGCATCATTAATTGCCGAAACGATGATGACGAAGCCGAGCGCGTGGCTAAAGAAATCGTCACTCACAAATTGCGCTTTGGCAAGGAATGGGAAGATTACGCCGTGCTGTATCGCAGCAACTTTCAAGCGCGAATGCTTGAGGCTCAGCTTCGGCAATTGCAAGTGCCTTATAAACTCTCCGGCGGTCAGTCATTTTTTGCCAAAAGTGAAATTAAAGACATCATGGGCTATTTGCGCCTCATTTTAAATCCTGAGGACGACAGCGCGTTTTTACGGATTATTAACACGCCAAAGCGTGGAATGGGACCTGCAACGCTTGAAAAATTAGGACTGTTTGCCCAAGAGCATAGCATCTCCTTACTTGCGGCTTGCAGTCATTCGGGGCTTTCGCATGTGTTGCCCAGCAAAGCCTTTAGCACCTTAAAAGAATTTGGCGATTTTATCGAACATTATACCCGCGAGCTTGACGGTCACGCTGACCCTGTGCCGGTGGTTCGGCAAATGATTGATGAAACGGGTTACATTGATTTTGTTCGCGCGGATGCCAAAACGCCGCAGCAAGAAAAAAACCGCTTGGACAACATCGACACGCTTTATGCCAGCATTCAAGCGCTTATTAACCGCGCTGAAGACGAGGACGATAAAACGATTGATAACGTCATCCGCAAATTGGTGCTCCTTGATATGCTTGAGCAGCAGCAAGAAGAAGAAAATACTAATAAGGTCAATTTAATGACCTTGCACGCGGCAAAAGGGCTTGAATTTAACTTTGTTTATATTATGGGGCTTGAAGAAGAAATGCTGCCGCACCGAAACTCGATCATTGGCGAGACGGTCGAAGAAGAGCGGCGCTTGATGTATGTTGGCATCACCCGGGCCCGTCAAGAGCTGACCTTGACCCTTGCCGCTCAGCGCCGAGCCGGTGGTCAAATGCGAACCACCTCCGAGTCGCGGTTTTTGGAAGAGCTGCCTGATGACCATATCGACTGGCCTGCCAAAGCCAAAAAGAAAACCGCGCAAAAAGACCCTGAAAAAGTCGCCGATGAGTATCTGGCAAATATCCGAGCGCTTTTGGGCAACCGCTAATTATCATTGGCTGATTTAACTCTCTAAAGAATAAGGAAAATCATGAAAGCTGTTCAAGTCAAAGTATTAAACCCAAAACTGCTCGACCATAAAGACATGCTGCCAACGCGCGCCACTGACGGCTCGGCAGGCATTGATTTGCGCGCCTGTATCGATGCGCCGATAACCATTAAAGCGGGAAGCACGCAGCTGATTGGCACCGGTCTTGCCGTTTATATCGCCGACCCCAATTTTGCCGGAATGATTTTACCGCGCTCAGGGCTTGGTCATAAGCATGGCATCGTCCTTGGCAATTTGGTTGGGCTGATTGACGCTGATTATCAAGGTGAACTTTTGGTGAGTATTTGGAACCGTAGCAACAGCGACTTTGAGTTGCAGCCGTTTGAGCGCATGGCGCAATATATCGTCGTGCCAGTTGCTAGACCTGACTTTACCATTGTTGATGACTTTAGTATTGAGAGCGCTCGCGGTGCCGGCGGCTTTGGGCATTCAGGGCGACAATAGTTAAGATTTATCGACAATATTTATTGCTAAATTGCGGTAAAATATCATTTTCACCTAAGCCTTTAGCATAAGGAGCGCGTTATGACTCAATTTTGCGACCAGCGCTCCTTATTTCGCGCCTATGACGTTCGCGGTCACCATGCGTATTTTAGCGATGACTTTATCCAAGCGTTGGGCGTGGCTTTTGCCAAACTGTTTGCCGAGTCAAACTTTGATGGTCAAATCATCGTTATTGGCTTTGATGTTCGGCTAAAAAGTGATGACATTGCTGAAAACTTAGCAAGTGTCTTAGCCGCTTTTGGATTTAAAGTTAAAGTCTTGGGACTTGTGACTACGCCGATGATGGCATTTTGGGCGCAGCAGTTTGACGGTCATGGCATTATGGTGACCGCAAGCCATTCAGACAAAGACACCCTTGGTATTAAGTGGATTATTGAAAATAATTCCGCCAGTGAAGCCGATATCGCTGCACTTTTTCACCGCTTAGCCGCACCGCAAACGCTGACGTCAAACCCCAAGAATATTGCTTACTTGCCTGCTCAGGAAGTGGCAAACCGTTATATTGACGCCATCGCCCAAGTTTTTGCCAAGCTTTATCCAACATCAAATTTAAAACTGCCCTTTACTATCGTCATCGATTGCATGAATGGCGCGACAAGTGCCATTGCAAAGGCACTGTTTTCACGATTTTGTCAGCGGGTGATTTTGATTAATGACACCCCTGACGGCAGATTTCCGCAAGGCAACCCTGACCCCACCGAGCCGAACCGCTTAGCAGAGCTTCAGCAGTCGCTCATTGTGCTTGAAGCCGATTTAGGACTTGCCTTTGATGGCGATGGCGACCGCCTCATGATCGTGGACAATCGCGGCAAAGTCGTGGCGCCCGACCATCTGCTATATTTGCTGGCAAGCGCGGCGATATCTTTCCAGCAATCCCCTAACGCCAAACAAATTTTATTTGATATTAAATGCTCGCATCATTTGCCAAAACTGCTTAAAAATTTGGGGGCAACTCCTGTCATGACCCGAACCGGAAGCAGTATTTTGCGCCAAGAGCTTGACGCGCGCCAAGATAGCGCCCTGTTTGCAGGCGAGCTGTCGGGGCATTTTATTTTTAATGACGGCTTATTTATCCGTTATGATGACGCCATTTATGCAAGTTTACGGCTGCTATTTTGGCTAGATAATCAAAGCCAGCTCGCTTATCAAAGCCAACTAGCTGCCCCAAAACAATCATTTCAATTGACGGACAATTGGGGCGAACCAAAATCACAAAACCGCTATCAATTAACCGACATTACCCAAGCGCTACCGTTAATGGTCAGCACTGCCGACCATTATTTGCCACTTGGCGCAACCGCTCACCAACAGCCGCTTGCCTGCTCAATCGTGAGCCATTTGGCGTTACTTTGCCAACAGTTACAAGCCATTGCTGCAAACCTTGATGCGAATGCAAGCGTCATTCAGCTTTGTGATTGCGACGATTGCCCCAAAATCAATATTTCAAAGTCACAAGCGCAGCAACTTTTGCCAAAAGGCACGGTATTAAACTGCATTGATGGCGTTCGCCTTGACTTTGCAAGTGGCTTTGGCGTGCTTCGCAAATCCAACACCAGTCACAGTTTAACCGTTCGCTTTGCCGGTGATAGCGTGGCAGATTTACTTGAAATCCGCTCGCGATTTGTGGCGCTTTGCCAGTGGTTTGATGCCGATTTGGCACAAAAAATTGCAGGGCTTTTGCCCGAATGCTAAACGTTACAACATTGGGAAAAACCATTTTTTCAGGTATAGTAATTCTATTTTAATTTAACTAAAAATTTGGAATACTTTAAAAGGAGCTAGGATGTCGCTTAATTTAGATGACGCAAAAATCACCGCTGAGGTACTCACCACCGCCCTGCCCTACATTCAGCGTTTTGAGGATAAGCTGATTGTGGTCAAATACGGCGGCAATGCCATGACCGACCCTGAGCTTGAAAGCTCATTTGCCCGCGATATCGTACTGCTAAAAACGGTTGGTATGCATCCGGTCGTGGTTCATGGCGGCGGACCACAGGTGGACAGTTTGCTCAAAGAGTTGGGACGACAATCCGACCGCATCGATGGTATGCGCGTGACCGACAAAGCCACCATGGACGTGGTCGAGATGGTGCTTGGCGGCAGTGTGAACAAATCTATCGTCAGCCTCATTAATAAACACGGCGGTCGCGCGATCGGTCTTACCGGAAAAGACGCCAACTTAATCCGCGCCAAAAAGCTACTCATGTATAAAAACGATGACAACGGCAACGCCACGCCGATTGATTTGGGTTTTGTTGGTGATGTGGTGAGCGTCAATAAAGAGGTAATTAATATGCTGAT contains:
- a CDS encoding UvrD-helicase domain-containing protein; translated protein: MSQLNPKQQEAMLYVSGPLLVLAGAGSGKTSVITRKIAHLIEDCNIPAERITAVTFTNKAAREMKARVGKLLPSDKMRGLTVSTFHQFGLQFLRYELLHTPLKGNFTIMDSDDSKRLLMELMMRDNLSGAESRELIGKAVKMISDWKNDLIEPDKAMETLTDPEDMIFATLYALYERNLRAYNAVDFDDLIVLPTKILRENNELRDKWQNRIRYLLVDEYQDTNTAQYEMIKNLVGVQGRFTVVGDDDQSIYAWRGAKPENMALLKEDFPKLKVIKLEQNYRSTNRILTAANAVITNNEHLFEKKLWSDKGHGEKIRIINCRNDDDEAERVAKEIVTHKLRFGKEWEDYAVLYRSNFQARMLEAQLRQLQVPYKLSGGQSFFAKSEIKDIMGYLRLILNPEDDSAFLRIINTPKRGMGPATLEKLGLFAQEHSISLLAACSHSGLSHVLPSKAFSTLKEFGDFIEHYTRELDGHADPVPVVRQMIDETGYIDFVRADAKTPQQEKNRLDNIDTLYASIQALINRAEDEDDKTIDNVIRKLVLLDMLEQQQEEENTNKVNLMTLHAAKGLEFNFVYIMGLEEEMLPHRNSIIGETVEEERRLMYVGITRARQELTLTLAAQRRAGGQMRTTSESRFLEELPDDHIDWPAKAKKKTAQKDPEKVADEYLANIRALLGNR
- the dut gene encoding dUTP diphosphatase, which codes for MKAVQVKVLNPKLLDHKDMLPTRATDGSAGIDLRACIDAPITIKAGSTQLIGTGLAVYIADPNFAGMILPRSGLGHKHGIVLGNLVGLIDADYQGELLVSIWNRSNSDFELQPFERMAQYIVVPVARPDFTIVDDFSIESARGAGGFGHSGRQ
- a CDS encoding phosphohexomutase domain-containing protein; translated protein: MTQFCDQRSLFRAYDVRGHHAYFSDDFIQALGVAFAKLFAESNFDGQIIVIGFDVRLKSDDIAENLASVLAAFGFKVKVLGLVTTPMMAFWAQQFDGHGIMVTASHSDKDTLGIKWIIENNSASEADIAALFHRLAAPQTLTSNPKNIAYLPAQEVANRYIDAIAQVFAKLYPTSNLKLPFTIVIDCMNGATSAIAKALFSRFCQRVILINDTPDGRFPQGNPDPTEPNRLAELQQSLIVLEADLGLAFDGDGDRLMIVDNRGKVVAPDHLLYLLASAAISFQQSPNAKQILFDIKCSHHLPKLLKNLGATPVMTRTGSSILRQELDARQDSALFAGELSGHFIFNDGLFIRYDDAIYASLRLLFWLDNQSQLAYQSQLAAPKQSFQLTDNWGEPKSQNRYQLTDITQALPLMVSTADHYLPLGATAHQQPLACSIVSHLALLCQQLQAIAANLDANASVIQLCDCDDCPKINISKSQAQQLLPKGTVLNCIDGVRLDFASGFGVLRKSNTSHSLTVRFAGDSVADLLEIRSRFVALCQWFDADLAQKIAGLLPEC
- the argB gene encoding acetylglutamate kinase; this translates as MSLNLDDAKITAEVLTTALPYIQRFEDKLIVVKYGGNAMTDPELESSFARDIVLLKTVGMHPVVVHGGGPQVDSLLKELGRQSDRIDGMRVTDKATMDVVEMVLGGSVNKSIVSLINKHGGRAIGLTGKDANLIRAKKLLMYKNDDNGNATPIDLGFVGDVVSVNKEVINMLIAADFIPVIAPLGVDSDGNTYNINADLVAGKVAEFLQAEKLMLLTNIKGVLGRDGNVVTGLTPTKVDALIEDGTISGGMIPKIGCALDAVRGGVKSAVIVDGRVPHATLLEIFTNEGVGTLISRDLDKARS